In a genomic window of Drosophila takahashii strain IR98-3 E-12201 chromosome 3L, DtakHiC1v2, whole genome shotgun sequence:
- the Lmpt gene encoding four and a half LIM domains protein 2 isoform X8, with product MTDVDVLSSRMKSRLHLQTKTIGAERIKKAKDNNEDIAVLSMFLPNASAVEENRNFYCQLGDYCRLGDPRASKAGTKKMEYKTRQWHENCFCCCVCKTAIGTKSFIPREQEIYCAGCYEEKFATRCIKCNKVITSGGVTYKNEPWHRECFTCTHCNITLAGQRFTSRDEKPYCAECFGELFAKRCTACVKPITGIGGTRFISFEDRHWHHDCFVCASCKASLVGRGFITDGPDILCPDCAKQKLM from the exons ATGACCGACGTGGATGTGCTAAGCTCGAGAATGAAGTCTCGACTCCACCTGCAAACCAAGACCATTGGCGCGGAGCGAATCAAGAAGGCCAAGGACAACAACGAGGACATTGCCGTGCTCAGCATGTTCCTGCCGAACGCCTCCGCCGTGGAGGAGAACCGCAACTTCTATTGCCAACTGGGCGATTATTGTCGCCTCGGCGATCCGCGTGCCAGCAAAGCAG GTACCAAGAAGATGGAGTACAAAACCCGGCAGTGGCACGAGaactgcttctgctgctgcgtcTGCAAGACGGCCATCGGGACCAAGTCCTTCATCCCGCGGGAGCAGGAGATCTACTGCGCCGGCTGCTACGAGGAGAAGTTTGCCACGCGCTGCATTAAGTGCAACAAG GTCATCACCTCGGGAGGTGTTACCTACAAGAACGAGCCGTGGCATCGCGAGTGCTTCACGTGCACCCATTGCAACATCACGCTAGCTGGCCAGCGATTCACCAGCCGCGACGAGAAGCCCTATTGTGCCGAGTGCTTTGGCGAGCTGTTTGCCAAACGTTGCACGGCCTGTGTCAAGCCCATAACAG GAATTGGCGGCACACGCTTCATCTCGTTTGAGGATCGCCACTGGCACCACGACTGCTTCGTGTGCGCCAGCTGCAAGGCCAGTTTGGTGGGTCGTGGCTTCATCACCGACGGACCCGACATTCTGTGCCCCGATTGTGCCAAGCAGAAGCTGATGTAA
- the LOC108059161 gene encoding uncharacterized protein, with amino-acid sequence MFLLAALCLALTAMGGQARPLEPTAQHIVIVTPQAQVHLEPALRYVHGLSPLARVASPHHHEETIVYVPAGTAAQVVPVVDTVGSGRAGGAAETKQWENTGEIANQIQQVSQQGVEIVSGQLSEAAASAASAGAGFFPSLFPPSGSKKEEKIELIETPANTQPLIATEARHFYSIPQVYHTPVVDVVHGPVYTWPISAIRARSIQQEPEAELTPSETLKAEPQAEIQPEPQALLKEQPLLKEQPQPLLKEQPLEQAVQAEQKPIIPEASEQKSEFAGRLLESNAIKQELKGAEIAKEQLKEDPTKLQQEELIKTIQAEPLTKTIPAEPLIKTLIPAEAIQAAEQPKQQEIQQIIPAQPAEIIADAIVPQA; translated from the exons ATGTTCCTTCTCGCGGCCCTTTGCCTGGCCCTGACGGCGATGGGCGGTCAGGCCAGGCCCCTGGAGCCCACGGCCCAGCATATCGTGATCGTGACCCCGCAGGCGCAGGTTCACCTGGAGCCAGCCCTCCGCTATGTCCATGGACTGTCGCCCCTGGCCCGCGTGGCCTCGCCGCACCACCATGAGGAGACGATTGTGTATGTTCCGGCCGGAACTGCTGCCCAGGTGGTGCCGGTGGTGGACACCGTGGGATCTGGCCGTGCTGGCGGTGCGGCGGAGACCAAGCAGTGGGAGAACACGGGCGAGATTGCCAACCAAATCCAGCAGGTTTCCCAGCAGGGCGTCGAGATCGTGAGCGGCCAGTTGAGCGAGGCGGCAGCCTCCGCAGCCTCCGCCGGAGCGGGCTTCTTCCCCTCGCTGTTCCCGCCCAGCGGATCCAAGAAGGAGGAGAAGATTGAGCTGATCGAAACGCCGGCCAACACACAGCCACTGATTGCCACCGAGGCCAGGCACTTCTACAGCATTCCCCAGGTGTATCACACCCCCGTGGTGGATGTGGTCCATGGTCCCGTCTACACCTGGCCCATTTCCGCCATCCGGGCACGCAGCATCCAGCAGGAACCGGAAGCGGAGCTGACCCCCTCCGAAACCCTGAAGGCTGAGCCACAGGCGGAGATCCAGCCGGAACCGCAGGCCCTGTTGAAGGAGCAGCCCCTGCTGAAGGAGCAGCCACAGCCACTGCTCAAGGAACAGCCCTTGGAGCAGGCGGTGCAGGCGGAGCAGAAGCCCATCATTCCCGAGGCCAGCGAGCAGAAGTCCGAGTTTGCCGGACGCCTCCTGGAGAGCAATGCCATCAAGCAGGAACTGAAGGGAGCCGAGATTGCCAAGGAGCAGCTGAAGGAAGACC CAACCAAGCTTCAGCAGGAGGAGCTGATCAAGACCATCCAGGCTGAGCCGCTGACCAAAACCATACCGGCTGAGCCGCTCATCAAGACCCTGATTCCCGCCGAGGCCATTCAGGCCGCGGAGCAGCCGAAGCAGCAGGAAATCCAGCAGATCATTCCGGCGCAGCCCGCCGAGATCATCGCCGATGCCATTGTGCCGCAGGCCTAG
- the Lmpt gene encoding four and a half LIM domains protein 2 isoform X7: MADVEIMQTVQTEVKKTTKKVKKSSKRRESEVQISEVDVDASIEERGGEYTKAMDKDWHSGHFCCWQCDESLTGQRYVIRDDHPYCIKCYENVFANTCEECNKIIGIDSKDLSYKDKHWHEACFLCFKCHLSLVDKQFGAKADKIYCGNCYDAQFASRCDGCGEVFRAGTKKMEYKTRQWHENCFCCCVCKTAIGTKSFIPREQEIYCAGCYEEKFATRCIKCNKVITSGGVTYKNEPWHRECFTCTHCNITLAGQRFTSRDEKPYCAECFGELFAKRCTACVKPITGIGGTRFISFEDRHWHHDCFVCASCKASLVGRGFITDGPDILCPDCAKQKLM; encoded by the exons ATGGCGGACGTGGAGATTATGCAAACCGTGCAAACGGAAGTGAAGAAGACCACGAAAAAGGTCAAGAAGTCGTCGAAGCGCCGCGAGTCCGAGGTCCAGATCAGCGAGGTCGATGTGGACGCCTCCATCGAGGAAAGGGG TGGAGAGTACACAAAAGCCATGGACAAGGACTGGCACTCCGGTCACTTCTGCTGCTGGCAGTGCGACGAGAGCCTCACCGGACAGCGTTACGTCATCCGGGACGATCATCCGTACTGCATCAAGTGCTACGAGAACGTGTTCGCCAATACGTGCGAGGAGTGCAACAAGATAATTGGCATCGACTCGAAG GATCTTTCCTACAAAGACAAGCACTGGCATGAGGCCTGTTTCCTGTGCTTCAAGTGCCACCTTTCGCTGGTGGACAAGCAGTTCGGAGCTAAGGCGGATAAGATCTACTGCGGAAACTGCTACGATGCCCAGTTTGCGTCCCGTTGCGATGGCTGCGGTGAAGTTTTTCGCGCAG GTACCAAGAAGATGGAGTACAAAACCCGGCAGTGGCACGAGaactgcttctgctgctgcgtcTGCAAGACGGCCATCGGGACCAAGTCCTTCATCCCGCGGGAGCAGGAGATCTACTGCGCCGGCTGCTACGAGGAGAAGTTTGCCACGCGCTGCATTAAGTGCAACAAG GTCATCACCTCGGGAGGTGTTACCTACAAGAACGAGCCGTGGCATCGCGAGTGCTTCACGTGCACCCATTGCAACATCACGCTAGCTGGCCAGCGATTCACCAGCCGCGACGAGAAGCCCTATTGTGCCGAGTGCTTTGGCGAGCTGTTTGCCAAACGTTGCACGGCCTGTGTCAAGCCCATAACAG GAATTGGCGGCACACGCTTCATCTCGTTTGAGGATCGCCACTGGCACCACGACTGCTTCGTGTGCGCCAGCTGCAAGGCCAGTTTGGTGGGTCGTGGCTTCATCACCGACGGACCCGACATTCTGTGCCCCGATTGTGCCAAGCAGAAGCTGATGTAA
- the LOC108059166 gene encoding uncharacterized protein yields the protein MQTIYMTLGLGLISTALQAAVLPLTMVKNQALPMDTEKFGYLEFKPNGSLILRRAPNQSGSNLQNLLMLRGILQALKINPSKISENGGETRFDFKMYGDGVEHKFPPILENLIQRIQTYFSVYRYTDTSKPLQRIELTTQSTEGSTDVTTLKSENEEEELIVVGEQDAYITVGDEAV from the coding sequence ATGCAGACGATCTATATGACGCTGGGACTGGGCCTGATCTCCACTGCCCTTCAGGCGGCCGTTCTCCCGCTGACGATGGTCAAAAACCAGGCCCTTCCCATGGATACGGAGAAATTCGGTTATCTCGAGTTTAAGCCCAATGGTTCACTGATCCTACGAAGGGCTCCCAATCAGAGTGGCAGCAACCTGCAGAATCTCCTAATGCTGCGAGGAATTCTTCAAGCACTCAAGATCAATCCCtcaaagatttccgagaatgGTGGCGAAACGCGATTCGACTTCAAGATGTATGGCGATGGAGTGGAGCACAAGTTTCCACCCATTTTGGAGAATCTCATACAACGCATTCAAACGTATTTTTCGGTCTACCGCTATACGGATACCAGCAAGCCCCTGCAGAGGATTGAACTTACCACCCAATCGACGGAGGGTTCTACGGATGTAACTACTCTAAAATCGGAgaacgaagaagaagaactgATAGTCGTGGGAGAACAGGATGCCTATATTACAGTGGGAGATGAGGCGGTTTAG